Within Campylobacter jejuni, the genomic segment TTTTTAATTTCCACAAAAATTTTAATTAAATTTTACTAGTTTCACCCAAATAAAGTTGTCTTGGACGGACTATTTTAAGACTTTCTTGCTCTTTTTGTTCTATCCACTGAGCTATCCATCCTGGGGTGCGTCCTATAACAAATAAAGTAGCAAACATTTCATTTGGAATACCTAAGGCTTTTAAAATAAGTCCACTATGAAAATCAACATTCGGATATAGCCCTCTTTGAACAAAATAATCATCGCTTAAAGCAATCTCTTCTATACGCGTTGCTACTTTAATAAGATTGGTATCAATACCCAACTCATCAATAAGTTGATCACGAAGTTTTTTAAGTACTTTTGCTCTAGGATCAAAATTTTTATAAACCCTATGCCCAAAGCCCATCAAGCGGAAAGGATCATTTTTATCCTTAGCTCTTTTGATGAATTCATCTACCCTATCAACACTACCTATTTGCTCAAGCATTCTAATAACACCTTCATTAGCTCCACCATGTGCATGACCCCAAAGCGCACCAATACCTGCTGCTATACAAGCATAAGGATGAGCGTGAGTTGAACCCACAGCACGAACTGTTGAAGTTGAAGCATTTTGCTCATGATCTGCATGAAGCATAAAAACTGTATCAAGTGCTTTTACTTCTATAGGTTTAAGCTCTACATGATCGTAAGGATAGGTTCTTAACATATATAAGAAATTTTCTGTAAAACCACGATCTAAATTTGGATAAGCCATAGGAAAGCCGTGTTTATATCTATAAGCAGTGGCCACTATAGTAGGGATTTTAGCTACTATTCTAGCTGCCATTTCCATATATTCTTCTTTTACATTCATGTTTAAATGATCAGGATAAAAAGCACTAAGCGATGAAACAGCACCTTGTAAAACTGCCATAGGATGAGCATTATCAGGGAAAGAATCAAAAAGACGATGCATACCTTCATGGATAAAAGAACGTTTTTTCATTTCATAACGAAATGCTTCAAGACGCGTAGCATCAGGCAATTCTTTATAAAGTAAAAGATGAACCACATCTAAATAAAGTTTGTTTTCAGCAAGCCACTCTATAGGATAGCCACGGTGCATTAAAATTCCGTTTTCTCCATCAATATAAGTGATTTTTGATTTACAAGTAGCTGTAGAAGTCAAGCCCTCATCATAAGAAAACATTCCTGTTTGTTTATAAAAACTTGACATATCTACAACGCTTGGCCCAGTTGTACCGTCATATATAGGAAATTCATAGCTTTTTCCATTTCTATTATCGGTTATAGTAACGGAATTTGACATTTTCGCTCCTTTTATTGTTACTTTTATTAATTCTAACAAAAAAGTACGATTATGAGTTTTTTTATTATTAAATTTTTAAGATTTTATTTGCTTTTTTGAGTAAAAAAGTAACTTTCATTTTTTAGAATTAGAAAGAAATTTAATCATACTCATAACAATAACAGCCTCAAATAACGCTGTTAAAATAAGTGCTGAATAAAGCTTCTCATCAATAACCTTGCCCGAATAACCCAGAGTAGCTGTTGCTATAAGCAAGGTTAAAGGCATAGAATGACTAAGACCAAATAAAATCATATTTTTAAAACCAATTCTTTTTAAAAAAACACTTGCACATAAAATTCTTAAACCCACCATAACAAACATAAGTAAAAATGCTTGTAAAACGATTTTATAATCTAAAATCATTTTAAGATCAAAGGTTGAACCTATATGGATAAAAAAAATAGGGATTAAAAACCCGTGTCCAAAAGTAGAAAGCTTGTGCTCAAGATCTTTTTTATGATCAAAAAAAGTAGCTATAAATGAACCTGCTATAAAAGAACCAAGAACGATTTCAAGTTTTGTAATAACCATAGCAACAATGATCAGTATAAAAATGGCCATACAAAATCTTATATCTTTTTCATTTTTATCTTCCCATGGCATAAGCACAACTTTAAGCTGAGGATACCACCAAAAAAGCACACCAAGCATTTTAAATCCAAGCAAACAAAGCCCCAAAAAGATATTAAGATATAAAATACTTTGCGCTACATCAATAATACCTGTTCCTTCGCGCAAAAAAGCTCCCGCTATAGTCAAAAGCACAATAGAAATCACCTCAGCTAAAGTAGCTACTATCATAGCAATATTTAGCCAATAACACTCTTTTCCAAAATCCTTAAAAAGTAAAGATAAAAGCCCTACACTCATCACAGGTATAATGATAACAAATACTAAAGAAAGTCCAAAAATCCATACTATAAAAGAAGATAAAGTATAAAGTAAAAAAATATAAAAAAAACTTTTTTTGGCGACTTCTTTATCCATATTAAAAAAGGCTCTTAAATTTACCTCCATACCCGCTATAAACATTAGATAATAAAAACCTACATTGGCTAAAAGTGCAAAATTTTCACTTTTTCCTATGAAACCAAAATACGCTATTATTGCCCCTAAAATAATTTCAGTAGCTGAAAGAGGCAAGCGTAAAATTCTCGCAATATGCGGAGAAAAAAGTAAGCATAAAGCTATAACAATAAGAATTTTTAGATCAATTAAACCTTGTGGATCAATGACACTCTGATGCAAAAGTAAATCCCATTTCTTTTAATTTTATTATATCTTGACTTGGTTCTTCACCTTTAGTGGTTAAATAATCCCCTATAACAATAGCCCCAGCACCTGCTTGAAAAATTTCATACTGCCTTTCTCGCAACACCACTTCACGCCCACCTGCTACCATTACCACGCTTTGCGGTAAAGCCTCTTTGGTATCACGAACAATTTTTAAGGCTTCATCAGCATTAAGTCTTGGAACTTGTAGTTTTAAATTTTCATTGGCTATAAAAAAATTAATAGGACTTGAAAAAGGCTGTAATTCTTGCAAAGATTTTCTAAAACTTAGTCTATCTTCTTCACTCTCACCCATACCATAAATTCCACCACAACAAAGCATAAGTCCTGCTTCTTTAGCGTTTAAATTGGTTTGAAATCTACTTTCCCAAGTATGAGTGGTGCAAATTTGTGGAAAAAATTCCTTAGAAGTTTCAAGATTGTGATTATAAGAAAAAATTCCTGCTTTTTTAAGTTCTTTGAGTTGCTCCACGCTTGCCATACCATTACAGGCAATTAAAAGCAAGTTAGGCACTTCTTTTTGCACAGCCTTAGCAGCCTCACAAACATACTCAAGCTTTTCATCATCAAGTCCAAGTCCTGCTGTAACCAAACAAAAACCCAAGGCTTCATTTTTCTTTGCCATTTTTGCTTCTAAAACGATTTGTGAAAGTTCTTTACGACGATATTTTTGAATATCTGTTTTTACATGGGCACTTTGGGTACAGTATTTACAGTCTTCTGAACAATTTCCACTCGCTATATTTGAAATAGCACAAAGCATGATTTGCATTCTAATCCTTCATTTCTTTTTTGATTTTACACTTTAAACATTCTAAAAATGTACCTTTTTTAAGCTCTTTTATCACTAAAGTTTCGCCACACTCTTCGCATTTTTCTTCACTTGGTTTGTATTTGCTTATAAAATTGCATTTTGGATAAGCACTACAACCATAAAATTTACCGCGTTTTGAAAAGCGTTCTACGATTTCACCTTTTTGACAACTTGGACAAGTAATACCTGTACCATTAGCTTTAGCTTTTGCAGCAGTATTTTCGCTTTCATTTTTACTTTCACTTTTTAAATTTCTTGAATACTTACATTTTGGGAAATTTAAACACGCTACAAATTCTCCAAAACGCCCTTTTCTAATAGCAAGCTCCCCGCCACAATCAGGACAACTTTCGCCTAGCTTTGTGACAGTTTTTTGACTAGCTATTTTTGTTTTTCCTTCTTCGATTTTTCTCATAAAAGGATAGTAAAATTCTTTTAAAGTTTCTTGCCAATCTGCCTTATCTTCTGCGATTTCATCTAAGGTATTTTCAAGGTTTGAAGTAAATTTACTATCTACTATATCGCTAAAATTTTTTTCAAGCACTTCGGTTACATTAAAAGCAACATCGCTAGGAATGAGTTGTTTTTTATCTATTTTTACATAATCACGGCTTGTAAGTATAGAAATGGTTGGCGCATAGGTAGAAGGGCGACCTATGCCTAAACTTTCAAGTTTTTTTACAAGTCCTGCTTCTGAATACCTTGAAGGTGGTTCGGTAAAATGTGAGTTCATTTCTAAATTTTGTATTTTTAAATTTTCACCTATTTTAAAATTTGGTAAAATTTTATCCTTATCCATATCACCATAAACTTTATAATATCCATCAAAAAGGATTTTTCTACCGCTTATTTTAAAAACTGCTCTATCATTTTTTACAAATACATTTTGAGTTTGAGAGATAGCAGGATTCATCTGACAGGCTAAAAAGCGATTGTAAATAAGTGTGTAAAGTTTTAACTCATCTTTGTCTAAAAATTTGGCCGCAATTTCTGGAGTAAAACTTAAATTTGTAGGACGTATAGCTTCATGAGCTTCTTGAGCACCTTTGGCTTTTGTAGTGTATACATTTGCTTTACTTGGAAGATAGTCTTTGCCAAAATTTGCTTGTATGAATTTTCTTGCATTCTCTATAGCTTCTTTGGCCAAATTTAAACTATCGGTTCTCATGTAGGTAATAACCCCCATCACGCCTTCATGGGTATTTACTCCCTCATAGAGTTTTTGAGCTATCATCATGGTTTTTTTAGGGTTAAAACCAAGGCGATTGCTAGCACTTTGCTGCAAGGTTGAAGTCATAAAAGGAGGCGGTGGGGCGATTTTTCTTTCTTTACTTTCAATATCATTTATATTATAAGCTTCATTTTTACAAGCCTCTAGTATGAGTTTAGCACGATCTTTGTTAGTAATGGTAAGTTTTTCTATCTTGGCTTTATCAAACTCAACTAGTTCTGCATCTAAATCTTTTTGAAAAATCATATCTATGCTAAAGTATTCTAGGGGTACAAAGGCACGAATTTCTTTTTCACGATCGACTATGATCTTTAAAGCTGCACTTTGAACACGCCCGGCACTAAGTCCTCTTTGAATTTTTTGTCCCAATAAAGGGCTGAGCTTATACCCTACAATGCGATCTAAAAGGCGTCTAGTTTGCTGAGCATTTACAGAGTGCATATCTAATTTTCTTGGATTTTTTAAAGCATTTTCTATAGCGTTTTTAGTGATTTCATGAAAAACAATACGTGGTAAGGTGTTTTCATCTTTTCCTATAGCTTTTGCAATATGATAGGCTATAGCCTCTCCTTCTCTATCCTCATCCGTTGC encodes:
- the gltA gene encoding citrate synthase → MSNSVTITDNRNGKSYEFPIYDGTTGPSVVDMSSFYKQTGMFSYDEGLTSTATCKSKITYIDGENGILMHRGYPIEWLAENKLYLDVVHLLLYKELPDATRLEAFRYEMKKRSFIHEGMHRLFDSFPDNAHPMAVLQGAVSSLSAFYPDHLNMNVKEEYMEMAARIVAKIPTIVATAYRYKHGFPMAYPNLDRGFTENFLYMLRTYPYDHVELKPIEVKALDTVFMLHADHEQNASTSTVRAVGSTHAHPYACIAAGIGALWGHAHGGANEGVIRMLEQIGSVDRVDEFIKRAKDKNDPFRLMGFGHRVYKNFDPRAKVLKKLRDQLIDELGIDTNLIKVATRIEEIALSDDYFVQRGLYPNVDFHSGLILKALGIPNEMFATLFVIGRTPGWIAQWIEQKEQESLKIVRPRQLYLGETSKI
- a CDS encoding cation:proton antiporter, whose product is MHQSVIDPQGLIDLKILIVIALCLLFSPHIARILRLPLSATEIILGAIIAYFGFIGKSENFALLANVGFYYLMFIAGMEVNLRAFFNMDKEVAKKSFFYIFLLYTLSSFIVWIFGLSLVFVIIIPVMSVGLLSLLFKDFGKECYWLNIAMIVATLAEVISIVLLTIAGAFLREGTGIIDVAQSILYLNIFLGLCLLGFKMLGVLFWWYPQLKVVLMPWEDKNEKDIRFCMAIFILIIVAMVITKLEIVLGSFIAGSFIATFFDHKKDLEHKLSTFGHGFLIPIFFIHIGSTFDLKMILDYKIVLQAFLLMFVMVGLRILCASVFLKRIGFKNMILFGLSHSMPLTLLIATATLGYSGKVIDEKLYSALILTALFEAVIVMSMIKFLSNSKK
- the bioB gene encoding biotin synthase; translation: MQIMLCAISNIASGNCSEDCKYCTQSAHVKTDIQKYRRKELSQIVLEAKMAKKNEALGFCLVTAGLGLDDEKLEYVCEAAKAVQKEVPNLLLIACNGMASVEQLKELKKAGIFSYNHNLETSKEFFPQICTTHTWESRFQTNLNAKEAGLMLCCGGIYGMGESEEDRLSFRKSLQELQPFSSPINFFIANENLKLQVPRLNADEALKIVRDTKEALPQSVVMVAGGREVVLRERQYEIFQAGAGAIVIGDYLTTKGEEPSQDIIKLKEMGFTFASECH
- the topA gene encoding type I DNA topoisomerase produces the protein MKKNLIIVESPAKAKTIGNFLGKDYEVIASKGHIRDLPKSSFGIKIEDDEFIPEYRITSDHSALVKELKSKAKDAKEVYLATDEDREGEAIAYHIAKAIGKDENTLPRIVFHEITKNAIENALKNPRKLDMHSVNAQQTRRLLDRIVGYKLSPLLGQKIQRGLSAGRVQSAALKIIVDREKEIRAFVPLEYFSIDMIFQKDLDAELVEFDKAKIEKLTITNKDRAKLILEACKNEAYNINDIESKERKIAPPPPFMTSTLQQSASNRLGFNPKKTMMIAQKLYEGVNTHEGVMGVITYMRTDSLNLAKEAIENARKFIQANFGKDYLPSKANVYTTKAKGAQEAHEAIRPTNLSFTPEIAAKFLDKDELKLYTLIYNRFLACQMNPAISQTQNVFVKNDRAVFKISGRKILFDGYYKVYGDMDKDKILPNFKIGENLKIQNLEMNSHFTEPPSRYSEAGLVKKLESLGIGRPSTYAPTISILTSRDYVKIDKKQLIPSDVAFNVTEVLEKNFSDIVDSKFTSNLENTLDEIAEDKADWQETLKEFYYPFMRKIEEGKTKIASQKTVTKLGESCPDCGGELAIRKGRFGEFVACLNFPKCKYSRNLKSESKNESENTAAKAKANGTGITCPSCQKGEIVERFSKRGKFYGCSAYPKCNFISKYKPSEEKCEECGETLVIKELKKGTFLECLKCKIKKEMKD